A single region of the Microbulbifer sp. MKSA007 genome encodes:
- a CDS encoding YhdP family protein gives MSALGPCLFGGEGIAMVVIRWIARKFWLMSVSLVIALAIIVQTGRLLSPQVENYRPQISHWLSEQLGVPVQMDRISLRWEALEVALQLDGLRLGEHGELKMGHGLFQLDLLSSLWNRELVWKDLQMNQFSAGLNRDENGLWYLQGFPDAPLKLEGSTAPNPEAADPARLFQLSPKIQISDAAITVRLPDEQLAEINLPEIQLENSGDFHRLTARAFISREGESSQVDEETLRVVLEGRGNPKDKEHFSLRGYMQLNELLLDEDIVSLLHELTPLPDRFHWQGKKWADGRLWLHSDAVSGYRIVGQVDLAQVESLTDMQRAGEDIEEHTLAPLRAFSGNLSGRWLPGEHWRLALQDIEIDWQGLKMPSLNLQVNSDQEGIALMADLVDLAGWSSILNRLSLLEGAADEWLRALKPQGRLRSLRLRAGADRQLEISANLEDIAVEAFRGAPAITQLSGYLQVEGASGRVELDGTPLGAHFPSLYKSAFGFDQASGTIAWDVDKALNEVNVLSGPLMLGSELGQVGGQFMLSLPFHAQTRPVDLVLSLSIKDAGVITQEELVPFVVSDDLRSWLKTGLGKNNQGRVESAAFIYRGSSYSKEGKEETLKAFATHQKRRTIQLALDFSNASLDYASEWPEVRNVDGRLLLDDEIVRVNADKAKLWNMDAGNILVAVTPQKSGGSRLDVQTEVVGPAADGLRLLRESPLRDHLGSAFDDWSLTGSLDGAVSLTLPLGQSSVVPEQQVEVNLKHGDLQLKGLRLDATALNGLVKYDSATGLEGTQLNGKLWGRPLTARIQHIGEGDARDTQVVIDGNALVESVHAWSSRPELQWLEGEMDYQALVTIPAKSAETPYAAVFELTSNLAGVAVNLPDPLGKTAETETNFVLRVPIGEQGSLFHLDYGEHLQGQFWLIDGELDRAAIALNAEANLPSKRELTVTGDISTVDLPRWQSLLDVYQLPEPAKPSAASSVASNAENPGEAAGSASEPLPIRLDLSTDKLQLGSAEIEHIHVIGEGVGTDWKLKLDSEMIAGNLTGLLDGSTPLRLKLAHLRLPQPEKPAEVSDEAFPLDPFAEEVVADPLAQFDFTSLPQIDFSTDNLQIGEEALGPWSFKLRTAADRLVVSDIHGTVRGFRIEGQGKHNGELGAELVWMRDAEGQQSSQFIGRLVADDLADIQRKMGHEPLIESKSAIFETALKWEGAPTQVKGSLLSGELKVDIRDGRFLRSTGATGSTVLRLLSLFNFDTWARRLRLDFTDLYKSGMAFDRVRGEVVFEGDGQLLIAVPIQVEGPTSELQMAGRVNLVREDLDLTLVATLPVGNNLALVAALAGGLPAAAGVYLISKAFKKQVKKVASVSYRISGGWSDPQMRFEKLFDGDGAKREGAVLDHEGNKTQVGVGSEEKSPPTA, from the coding sequence TTGTCAGCGCTCGGTCCATGCCTGTTTGGTGGTGAGGGTATAGCGATGGTTGTAATACGCTGGATTGCAAGAAAGTTCTGGTTAATGTCGGTAAGTTTGGTGATTGCACTGGCAATCATCGTGCAAACAGGCCGACTGCTGTCCCCGCAGGTAGAGAACTATCGTCCCCAGATTAGTCATTGGCTTAGTGAGCAGCTAGGCGTTCCTGTACAGATGGATCGTATTTCCCTGCGTTGGGAGGCCCTTGAAGTTGCATTGCAGCTGGATGGACTGCGTCTGGGGGAACACGGTGAGCTGAAAATGGGGCACGGCCTGTTCCAGCTGGATCTACTTTCCAGTCTCTGGAACCGGGAATTGGTCTGGAAAGACCTGCAAATGAATCAGTTTTCGGCCGGGCTCAACCGCGATGAAAATGGCCTCTGGTATCTACAGGGGTTTCCCGATGCCCCGCTTAAGCTTGAAGGCAGCACTGCACCCAATCCCGAAGCGGCAGATCCGGCCCGCCTATTCCAGTTGAGCCCCAAAATTCAAATCAGTGATGCAGCGATCACTGTGCGCCTTCCCGATGAGCAGCTGGCAGAAATCAATTTGCCTGAAATCCAGCTGGAAAATAGCGGGGATTTTCACCGACTGACTGCACGGGCTTTTATTTCCCGTGAAGGGGAGAGTAGCCAGGTTGATGAAGAGACCCTACGGGTTGTGTTAGAGGGGCGGGGCAATCCCAAAGATAAAGAGCACTTCTCACTGCGCGGCTATATGCAGCTTAATGAGTTGCTACTGGATGAAGACATTGTCAGCTTGCTTCACGAACTCACCCCGTTACCCGACCGGTTTCACTGGCAGGGGAAGAAGTGGGCAGACGGCCGCTTGTGGTTGCATAGTGATGCCGTAAGTGGGTATCGCATAGTGGGCCAGGTGGACTTGGCCCAAGTAGAAAGCCTGACCGATATGCAAAGGGCAGGAGAAGATATAGAAGAGCATACACTGGCTCCGTTGCGCGCTTTTTCTGGCAACTTGTCGGGCCGTTGGTTGCCGGGAGAGCACTGGCGATTAGCGCTGCAGGATATTGAAATCGATTGGCAGGGCTTGAAAATGCCGTCGCTGAACCTGCAGGTTAACAGTGACCAAGAGGGTATAGCCCTGATGGCCGATCTGGTCGATCTCGCTGGTTGGAGCAGTATCTTAAATCGCTTGTCGTTACTTGAGGGGGCTGCAGATGAATGGTTGCGTGCACTAAAACCTCAAGGTCGGTTGCGCAGCCTGCGTCTGCGAGCTGGCGCGGACCGGCAGTTAGAGATCAGCGCAAACTTGGAAGATATTGCGGTCGAGGCGTTTCGAGGGGCCCCGGCAATTACTCAGTTGAGTGGATATCTTCAGGTTGAGGGCGCCAGTGGCCGGGTTGAACTCGACGGTACCCCCCTCGGGGCGCACTTTCCCAGTCTGTATAAGAGTGCTTTCGGATTCGATCAAGCCAGCGGCACCATTGCCTGGGATGTCGATAAGGCGTTGAACGAAGTCAACGTATTGTCGGGCCCGCTGATGCTTGGCAGTGAACTTGGTCAGGTCGGTGGTCAGTTTATGCTGTCACTACCCTTCCACGCCCAAACACGACCTGTGGATCTGGTGCTTTCCCTATCGATAAAAGATGCGGGGGTTATTACCCAGGAAGAGCTGGTGCCATTTGTGGTTAGCGATGATTTGCGCAGCTGGTTGAAAACTGGCCTGGGTAAGAACAATCAAGGGCGCGTTGAGAGTGCGGCCTTTATCTATCGAGGCAGCAGTTATAGCAAAGAGGGTAAAGAAGAAACCCTTAAAGCATTCGCGACTCACCAGAAGCGCAGAACGATTCAGTTGGCACTCGATTTTTCAAATGCGAGCCTGGACTACGCCAGTGAGTGGCCTGAGGTCAGGAATGTGGACGGCCGTTTGTTGCTCGATGATGAAATTGTGCGGGTCAATGCCGATAAAGCCAAGCTCTGGAATATGGATGCTGGAAATATTCTGGTTGCGGTAACCCCTCAGAAGAGTGGAGGCTCACGCCTTGATGTACAAACTGAGGTGGTTGGACCGGCTGCCGATGGTTTGCGACTATTGCGTGAATCACCACTCAGGGATCACCTTGGAAGTGCCTTTGATGATTGGAGCCTGACTGGGAGTTTGGATGGCGCTGTATCCTTAACTTTACCCTTGGGACAGTCATCCGTAGTTCCCGAGCAACAGGTTGAAGTCAACCTGAAGCACGGTGACCTTCAACTGAAAGGGCTCCGCCTCGATGCGACTGCGTTGAATGGTTTGGTGAAATACGATAGTGCGACAGGCCTTGAAGGGACCCAGCTGAATGGCAAATTGTGGGGCCGCCCGCTGACTGCTCGTATCCAACATATTGGCGAGGGGGATGCGCGGGATACCCAGGTGGTTATCGACGGCAATGCATTGGTTGAGTCGGTACACGCTTGGAGTTCGCGGCCAGAACTGCAGTGGCTGGAAGGAGAAATGGATTATCAAGCCCTGGTGACCATTCCTGCAAAATCAGCGGAAACCCCCTACGCCGCAGTATTTGAACTCACTTCCAACCTGGCCGGTGTGGCTGTAAACCTACCTGACCCACTTGGCAAGACGGCGGAAACAGAAACCAATTTTGTATTGCGAGTGCCGATTGGAGAGCAGGGCAGCTTGTTCCACTTGGACTATGGAGAACATTTACAGGGGCAATTCTGGCTGATTGATGGAGAGTTAGATCGGGCTGCAATCGCCTTGAATGCTGAGGCAAATTTGCCCTCCAAACGGGAGTTGACGGTCACTGGAGATATTTCCACTGTTGACTTGCCTCGCTGGCAGTCTCTGCTGGATGTTTACCAGTTGCCTGAACCAGCGAAGCCAAGCGCTGCCAGTTCTGTTGCAAGTAATGCAGAAAATCCAGGAGAGGCTGCGGGTAGTGCCAGTGAGCCACTTCCGATACGCCTGGATCTCAGTACAGACAAGCTCCAGTTGGGCTCTGCAGAAATTGAGCATATTCATGTTATCGGTGAGGGAGTGGGGACAGATTGGAAGCTCAAACTTGACAGTGAAATGATTGCAGGAAATCTAACCGGCTTACTGGATGGCAGTACACCGTTACGCCTCAAACTGGCTCATTTGCGTCTGCCTCAGCCAGAGAAACCGGCGGAAGTCAGTGATGAAGCTTTTCCCTTAGACCCCTTTGCGGAGGAGGTAGTAGCGGATCCTTTGGCGCAGTTTGATTTTACTAGTTTGCCACAAATCGATTTTAGTACTGATAACCTTCAAATAGGTGAAGAGGCCTTGGGGCCTTGGTCATTTAAGTTGAGGACAGCTGCAGATCGTTTGGTGGTGAGTGATATCCACGGCACGGTGAGAGGGTTCCGCATTGAGGGACAGGGCAAGCACAATGGCGAGCTAGGTGCAGAATTGGTGTGGATGAGGGATGCCGAGGGGCAGCAATCATCACAATTTATCGGCCGATTGGTGGCTGATGATCTTGCAGATATCCAGCGCAAGATGGGCCATGAGCCGTTGATTGAGAGTAAGTCAGCGATCTTTGAAACTGCTTTGAAGTGGGAGGGGGCCCCGACTCAGGTGAAAGGAAGCCTTCTCTCCGGAGAGCTTAAGGTTGATATTCGCGATGGCCGATTCCTGCGATCAACCGGTGCGACAGGCTCTACCGTGTTGCGTCTATTGTCACTGTTTAATTTTGATACCTGGGCGCGACGTTTGCGTCTTGATTTCACTGACCTTTACAAGAGTGGTATGGCTTTTGATAGGGTGCGTGGCGAAGTAGTCTTTGAAGGCGATGGTCAGCTTTTAATCGCTGTACCCATCCAGGTAGAGGGACCCACC
- the rng gene encoding ribonuclease G, which produces MSEELLINVAPTETRVALVENGVLQEVYLERSARRGIVGNIYKGKVIRVLPGMQAAFVDIGLERAGFIHASDIAPLDEEGMEARDAEVADIRALVREGQSLIVQVVKDPISSKGARLTTHLSVSARYLVYMPQTRHIGISNRIEDENERERLRQLVEAASLRLAEDGLSADGGFILRTVAEGVSEEELLRDIPFLYKLWGELDERIKERPVPSVIYEDLPLFMRALRDLARPYTEKIRIDSREAHGRAAEFAGKYAPEIAGRLEHYPGERPLFDLYGVEEEIRRALHNKVTLKSGGYLIVEQTEAMSTIDVNTGAFVGHRNLEETIFKTNLEAATAIARQLRLRNLGGIIIIDFIDMKDPEHQRQVLRTLEKTLERDHAKSSITGVSELGLVEMTRKRTRESLGQILCEPCSVCSGRGTLKSAETVCFEIFREIIREARSYDSEKIMVLASQVVIDLLLDEESANVADLEEFIGRPIQFQVEPIYNQEQYDIVLV; this is translated from the coding sequence TTGAGCGAAGAGCTGTTAATTAATGTTGCGCCGACTGAAACCCGGGTTGCGCTGGTAGAAAATGGTGTGCTCCAGGAGGTCTACCTGGAGCGGAGTGCGCGGCGAGGGATTGTAGGAAATATCTATAAGGGAAAGGTGATTCGCGTACTGCCCGGAATGCAGGCCGCTTTTGTCGACATAGGCCTCGAGCGTGCGGGCTTTATCCATGCCTCGGATATTGCACCTCTCGACGAAGAAGGCATGGAGGCGCGGGATGCCGAGGTGGCGGATATCCGCGCGCTAGTCAGAGAGGGGCAGTCACTGATCGTGCAAGTAGTGAAGGACCCTATCAGCAGTAAAGGTGCCCGGCTGACTACCCATCTGTCGGTTTCTGCACGTTACCTGGTGTATATGCCGCAGACGCGCCATATCGGTATCTCTAATCGAATTGAAGACGAGAACGAACGCGAGCGATTGCGCCAGTTGGTTGAAGCAGCTTCTCTACGCCTCGCGGAAGATGGTTTGTCGGCCGATGGGGGCTTTATTTTGCGTACCGTTGCCGAGGGGGTGAGTGAGGAAGAGCTGCTGAGAGATATCCCCTTTCTGTACAAATTATGGGGGGAGCTGGATGAGCGCATTAAGGAGCGTCCAGTGCCTTCGGTTATCTATGAGGACCTTCCACTATTTATGCGTGCATTGCGTGACCTTGCGCGCCCTTATACCGAAAAGATTCGTATAGACTCCCGAGAGGCCCACGGCCGTGCGGCAGAATTTGCCGGTAAATATGCGCCGGAAATTGCCGGTCGCCTGGAACACTATCCCGGTGAGCGCCCACTGTTTGACTTATACGGTGTTGAAGAAGAAATAAGAAGGGCACTACACAACAAAGTCACCTTGAAGTCTGGCGGCTACTTGATCGTAGAGCAGACAGAGGCGATGAGTACAATTGATGTCAATACGGGTGCTTTTGTTGGGCATCGAAATCTTGAAGAGACTATCTTCAAGACCAACCTGGAGGCCGCTACAGCGATTGCCCGCCAGCTGCGTTTGAGGAATCTGGGTGGGATTATCATTATTGATTTTATCGATATGAAAGACCCCGAGCACCAGCGACAAGTCTTGCGCACCCTGGAAAAGACCCTGGAGCGCGATCATGCCAAGTCCAGTATCACCGGGGTCTCCGAACTGGGGTTGGTGGAAATGACTCGCAAACGCACCCGTGAGTCACTGGGGCAGATTTTATGTGAGCCTTGCTCTGTTTGCAGTGGTAGGGGCACCTTAAAGAGTGCGGAGACAGTTTGCTTCGAGATTTTCCGCGAGATTATTCGAGAGGCGCGCTCTTACGATAGTGAAAAAATTATGGTACTGGCCAGTCAGGTGGTAATAGATCTTTTACTGGATGAAGAGTCGGCTAATGTCGCCGATCTTGAAGAATTTATTGGTCGGCCGATTCAGTTCCAGGTAGAGCCCATTTACAACCAGGAGCAATATGACATTGTTCTTGTGTAA
- a CDS encoding nucleoside triphosphate pyrophosphatase: MTTSASENRLLLASGSPRRAELLAQIGVPFSQLSPAVVEQRQPAESPLEYIERLAHDKAVAGFQAADSPQGLWSLGADTVVIAGERLLEKPQDFADFESMMLALSGVEHSVFTAVCLRSQDRQFSRVVETRVRFRHLSKVQIADYWSTGEPVDKAGGYGIQGFGAALVEAFSGSYSNVVGLPLEAVVPMLDHAGIPYWQEGQS; the protein is encoded by the coding sequence GTGACAACAAGCGCTTCAGAAAATCGACTTCTTTTGGCCTCTGGTTCGCCGCGCCGCGCCGAACTGTTGGCCCAGATTGGGGTGCCTTTCTCCCAATTGTCCCCCGCTGTTGTAGAACAACGCCAACCTGCTGAAAGCCCTCTTGAGTACATAGAACGCTTGGCCCACGACAAGGCTGTCGCCGGGTTTCAAGCCGCTGACAGCCCGCAGGGACTCTGGTCTTTGGGAGCGGATACGGTGGTTATTGCAGGTGAGAGGCTGCTGGAAAAACCCCAAGATTTTGCTGACTTTGAGTCCATGATGCTGGCGCTATCGGGAGTAGAGCACTCTGTTTTCACTGCAGTGTGCTTGCGTTCACAGGATCGACAGTTTAGCCGAGTAGTGGAAACTCGAGTCAGGTTCCGCCACTTGTCCAAAGTTCAAATAGCGGATTACTGGAGTACTGGAGAGCCTGTCGATAAAGCTGGCGGTTACGGTATTCAGGGTTTTGGTGCCGCCTTGGTAGAAGCTTTTAGTGGCAGTTACAGCAATGTTGTAGGGCTCCCATTGGAAGCTGTAGTCCCCATGCTGGATCATGCGGGCATTCCCTATTGGCAGGAGGGCCAATCTTGA
- the mreD gene encoding rod shape-determining protein MreD, with amino-acid sequence MQANNRWFIAVTILLSLLLSVMPLPQQWLWFRPAFPALLVIFWITRMPQTFGVGFAWMIGIVQDLATGASLGTHALALSVLAYFSLLTYQRTRAFNPAQQLLWVFVLVGIHQVVGNWVHGLEGKSVPGLTFLWPALTTALLWPWVTPWLRGLSGRLHVR; translated from the coding sequence TTGCAAGCGAATAACCGCTGGTTTATCGCGGTCACTATTCTGCTGTCACTGCTTCTCTCGGTTATGCCCCTGCCACAGCAGTGGCTCTGGTTTCGGCCGGCATTTCCGGCTTTGCTGGTGATATTCTGGATTACCCGAATGCCCCAGACCTTCGGGGTGGGGTTCGCTTGGATGATCGGTATTGTCCAGGATTTGGCTACGGGGGCGAGCTTGGGAACCCATGCCCTGGCCCTATCGGTACTCGCCTATTTCAGCTTACTGACTTACCAGCGCACCCGGGCATTTAATCCGGCCCAGCAATTGTTGTGGGTATTTGTTCTGGTGGGCATTCATCAAGTGGTGGGCAATTGGGTGCACGGCCTTGAAGGTAAATCGGTACCCGGGCTGACGTTCCTTTGGCCCGCTCTGACTACAGCCCTGCTCTGGCCCTGGGTGACCCCGTGGCTCAGGGGGCTTTCCGGGCGTTTACACGTTCGTTGA
- the mreC gene encoding rod shape-determining protein MreC — protein sequence MKPLFTRGPSAEYRLGFLIILAISLIVSDHYTNWFQPVRERLSGVIAPLYWVTGAPERVGDWADEQFRSREELQEENSRLKRQVLLLEQRSQLLAAVKAENTQLKELMNSAEMVDDRVLVAQVIGVTPDPLEHVLLIDKGRDDGIDIGTPVMDASGLLGQVIEAGDSYSRILLITDSSHAIPVQVLRNSMRTVAEGTGDLYRLKLRHLANTSDIREGDLLLSSGLGSRFPAGYPVGEVISVQRDPGKPFAEAEVLPRGRMNRSRFVLAVIGSGGHSVASE from the coding sequence GTGAAACCGCTATTTACCCGCGGTCCCTCTGCCGAATACCGCCTGGGCTTTCTCATCATACTCGCGATCTCGCTGATCGTTTCCGATCATTACACCAATTGGTTTCAGCCTGTTAGAGAACGCTTATCAGGAGTTATTGCTCCACTGTACTGGGTTACAGGAGCCCCCGAGCGTGTGGGCGATTGGGCCGATGAGCAGTTTCGCTCGCGCGAAGAACTGCAAGAGGAAAATAGCCGCCTCAAGCGCCAGGTTTTACTGCTGGAGCAGCGCAGCCAGCTATTGGCGGCCGTAAAAGCGGAAAACACTCAGCTCAAAGAACTGATGAACTCAGCAGAAATGGTCGATGACCGAGTATTGGTGGCTCAGGTAATTGGCGTTACCCCGGACCCTTTGGAGCATGTGCTGCTGATTGACAAAGGCCGCGATGACGGCATTGATATCGGTACCCCGGTAATGGATGCCAGTGGATTGCTGGGGCAGGTGATTGAAGCTGGCGACTCCTATAGTCGTATCCTGCTGATAACTGATTCCAGTCATGCCATTCCCGTCCAGGTTCTGCGCAACAGTATGCGCACCGTCGCCGAGGGTACAGGTGACCTGTATCGCTTGAAGTTACGCCATCTTGCTAATACCAGTGATATTCGGGAGGGCGATTTGCTGCTCAGCTCCGGCTTGGGTAGCCGCTTTCCCGCAGGTTATCCGGTCGGGGAGGTTATCTCGGTGCAGAGAGACCCGGGTAAACCTTTTGCGGAGGCTGAAGTGTTGCCGAGGGGGCGGATGAATCGCAGCCGCTTTGTATTGGCGGTCATTGGCAGTGGAGGACATTCTGTTGCAAGCGAATAA
- the gatC gene encoding Asp-tRNA(Asn)/Glu-tRNA(Gln) amidotransferase subunit GatC, protein MAVDTQTVEKLAELARIAISKETIEEVSNRLGDVLQLVDQLQSTNTDGIAPMAHPLDEVQELRADAVTEADKRKDFLELAPQTEEGLYLVPKVID, encoded by the coding sequence ATGGCAGTGGATACGCAAACTGTAGAAAAACTGGCGGAACTGGCCCGTATCGCCATATCCAAAGAAACCATCGAAGAAGTCAGCAACCGCCTCGGCGATGTATTACAACTGGTCGACCAGCTGCAATCCACCAATACCGATGGTATCGCCCCGATGGCGCACCCACTGGACGAAGTCCAGGAGCTGCGCGCTGACGCAGTGACAGAGGCTGACAAGCGCAAAGACTTCCTAGAACTGGCTCCCCAAACCGAAGAAGGTCTCTACCTGGTTCCCAAAGTAATTGATTAG
- the gatA gene encoding Asp-tRNA(Asn)/Glu-tRNA(Gln) amidotransferase subunit GatA, with amino-acid sequence MHQLTIAEIIHGLRSKEFSSTELTRHLLGRIQQLDSNYNSFITVTEESALAQAAAADQRLANGEAPALCGVPIAHKDIICTNGVRTSCASKMLDNFIPPYDATVVDNLNAAGTVSLGKTNMDEFAMGSSNESSFYGPVKNPWNTRCVPGGSSGGSAAAVAAQLIPGATATDTGGSIRQPAALTNTTGLKPTYGRISRYGIVAYASSLDQAGPIARNAEDAAYLLSAMASHDPKDSTSLKQQPSDFTAELNNPIAGLRIGVPREYFGEGLNPETASRVQEALRAFEKLGAQLVDISLPHTDLAIPAYYVIAPAEASANLSRFDGVRYGYRCEEPKDLRDLYMRSRGEGFGEEVQRRILVGTYALSAGYYDAYYNKAQQARRLIKQDFVEAFEKVDVIMGPTTPSPAFELGAKSADPVAMYLEDIYTIATNLAGLPGMSVPCGLVDNMPVGLQITGNYLEEARMLNIAHQYQQVTDWHKASAV; translated from the coding sequence ATGCATCAGCTTACTATCGCCGAGATCATCCATGGATTGCGGAGCAAAGAGTTCTCGAGTACAGAGCTAACCCGCCATTTACTCGGCCGCATCCAGCAACTGGACAGCAACTACAACAGTTTTATTACCGTCACCGAAGAGAGCGCCCTAGCGCAAGCCGCGGCTGCCGACCAACGCCTGGCCAACGGGGAGGCACCGGCACTGTGCGGTGTGCCCATCGCCCACAAAGATATTATTTGCACTAACGGCGTGCGCACCAGCTGTGCCTCAAAAATGCTGGATAATTTTATCCCTCCCTACGATGCCACGGTGGTAGATAACCTTAACGCTGCCGGAACCGTCTCCCTGGGCAAGACCAATATGGATGAATTCGCCATGGGCTCATCCAACGAAAGCAGCTTTTACGGCCCAGTAAAAAACCCTTGGAATACCCGCTGTGTGCCCGGCGGTTCCTCCGGTGGCTCAGCTGCGGCAGTTGCTGCACAACTGATACCCGGCGCCACAGCTACCGATACCGGCGGCTCTATTCGCCAGCCGGCGGCGTTGACAAACACCACCGGGCTGAAGCCCACCTACGGGCGTATTTCCCGCTATGGCATCGTGGCCTACGCCTCCAGCCTGGATCAGGCCGGCCCCATAGCCCGCAATGCGGAGGACGCTGCTTATTTGCTCTCCGCCATGGCCAGCCACGACCCGAAAGATTCCACCAGCCTGAAGCAGCAGCCCTCTGATTTTACCGCCGAACTGAATAACCCGATTGCCGGGCTGCGGATCGGAGTACCCCGGGAGTACTTTGGGGAAGGTCTCAACCCTGAAACCGCAAGCCGGGTTCAGGAGGCTTTGAGAGCATTTGAAAAGCTGGGGGCTCAACTGGTCGATATCAGCTTGCCACATACCGATTTAGCGATACCTGCTTACTATGTGATCGCCCCCGCTGAAGCCTCTGCCAACCTTTCTCGATTCGATGGGGTGCGCTATGGCTACCGCTGTGAAGAGCCCAAAGACCTGCGCGATCTCTATATGCGCTCCCGCGGTGAAGGCTTCGGCGAAGAGGTACAGCGTCGCATCCTGGTAGGCACCTACGCTCTGTCCGCCGGTTATTACGATGCTTATTACAACAAAGCCCAACAGGCCCGACGCCTGATCAAGCAGGACTTTGTCGAAGCATTCGAAAAAGTGGATGTGATTATGGGCCCCACGACCCCCTCCCCCGCTTTCGAGCTTGGCGCAAAGAGCGCTGACCCGGTAGCTATGTACTTGGAGGATATCTACACCATCGCCACCAACCTGGCCGGACTACCGGGCATGTCTGTACCCTGTGGCCTGGTGGACAATATGCCGGTGGGCCTGCAAATTACCGGCAATTACCTGGAAGAGGCGCGCATGCTCAATATCGCCCACCAATACCAACAGGTAACCGACTGGCACAAAGCCAGCGCCGTATAA
- the gatB gene encoding Asp-tRNA(Asn)/Glu-tRNA(Gln) amidotransferase subunit GatB — MEWEIVIGLEIHVQLSTQSKLFSGASIRFGAEPNTQACAVDLAMPGTLPVPNEEAFRFAVMFGLAMNAEIGKRSVFERKNYFYPDLPKGYQTTQLEQPIVGPGEVEIHLEDGSSKKVRLHHAHLEEDAGKSLHEDFHGMSGIDLNRAGTPLIEIVSEPDMRNAAEAVAYLKKIHSIVTYLGISDGDMSQGSLRCDANVSVRLKGEEKLGTRTELKNINSFRFVERAIKVEAERQIDILEDGGTITQETRLYDADKNETRSMRSKEVANDYRYFPCPDLLPVVLTDEYVEQLRNILPELPDAKAARFQAEYQLSAYDADQLTQERASADYFETVSKSCGESKLAANWINGELAALLNRRELTISQSPISAEHLAGLIVRIKDSTISSKIAKQVFEAIADGEGSADEVIEKRGLKQVSDTGAIEKMVDEVIAASDAQVENYRKADESKRPKMMGYFVGQIMKASKGQANPQMINKILKQKLDALL, encoded by the coding sequence GTGGAATGGGAAATCGTTATCGGGTTGGAAATTCACGTCCAGCTCTCCACCCAGTCAAAACTCTTTTCCGGCGCTAGCATCCGCTTTGGCGCCGAGCCGAATACCCAGGCTTGCGCTGTGGACCTGGCTATGCCGGGCACCTTGCCGGTACCGAATGAAGAAGCATTTCGCTTTGCGGTAATGTTCGGCCTGGCGATGAACGCGGAGATCGGCAAGCGCTCCGTTTTTGAACGCAAGAATTACTTCTATCCCGACTTGCCCAAGGGCTATCAAACCACTCAATTGGAACAGCCGATTGTCGGCCCCGGCGAAGTGGAAATTCACCTGGAAGATGGCAGCAGTAAGAAAGTGCGTTTGCATCACGCTCACCTGGAGGAAGATGCCGGTAAATCCCTGCATGAAGATTTCCACGGGATGTCCGGTATCGACCTGAACCGCGCAGGTACGCCGCTGATCGAGATTGTCTCTGAACCGGACATGCGCAATGCCGCCGAGGCTGTGGCCTACCTGAAAAAAATTCACAGTATCGTAACCTACCTGGGCATTTCCGATGGTGATATGTCCCAGGGCTCACTGCGCTGTGATGCCAATGTATCCGTGCGCTTGAAAGGCGAAGAAAAACTCGGCACTCGTACAGAATTAAAAAACATCAACTCTTTCCGTTTTGTCGAGCGCGCAATTAAAGTCGAAGCTGAACGTCAGATCGACATCCTGGAAGACGGCGGCACCATTACCCAGGAAACCCGCCTCTACGACGCGGACAAAAATGAAACCCGCTCTATGCGCAGTAAAGAAGTGGCCAATGATTACCGCTACTTCCCCTGCCCGGACCTTCTGCCAGTTGTACTCACTGATGAATATGTCGAGCAACTGCGCAACATCCTGCCAGAACTGCCCGATGCAAAAGCAGCCCGCTTCCAAGCGGAATACCAGCTATCTGCTTATGATGCAGACCAGCTGACACAGGAGCGTGCCAGTGCAGACTATTTTGAAACTGTGAGTAAATCCTGCGGCGAATCCAAGCTTGCTGCCAACTGGATAAACGGTGAACTGGCAGCGCTGCTCAACCGTCGTGAACTTACTATTTCACAGTCCCCGATTTCTGCTGAACACTTGGCTGGCCTGATAGTTCGAATCAAAGACAGCACCATTTCCAGCAAAATCGCCAAACAGGTATTCGAGGCTATTGCCGACGGAGAGGGCAGTGCCGACGAAGTCATCGAAAAACGTGGTCTGAAACAGGTTTCGGATACCGGCGCTATCGAAAAAATGGTGGATGAAGTGATCGCTGCAAGCGATGCCCAAGTAGAAAACTACCGCAAGGCCGATGAATCAAAGCGCCCCAAAATGATGGGGTATTTCGTCGGGCAAATTATGAAAGCGTCCAAAGGGCAGGCAAACCCACAGATGATTAATAAAATCCTCAAGCAAAAATTGGACGCACTGCTTTAA